One stretch of Patescibacteria group bacterium DNA includes these proteins:
- a CDS encoding rod shape-determining protein MreC, which yields EDLLIPKGLVIGRVTKINFKEEEILKSAEVELGVNPRKLEMVFVMGDR from the coding sequence TGAAGACCTTTTAATTCCTAAAGGACTTGTTATAGGCAGAGTTACGAAAATAAATTTTAAAGAAGAAGAAATTTTAAAGTCGGCGGAGGTAGAGTTGGGGGTTAACCCGCGCAAATTGGAAATGGTGTTTGTGATGGGGGATAGGTAA